From the genome of Seriola aureovittata isolate HTS-2021-v1 ecotype China chromosome 18, ASM2101889v1, whole genome shotgun sequence:
TGTGTCTTCTAAATGGCAGCAAATATTGAAAGCGCTTTTTCAATCCTGATCAGTGACATGGATTTGGTCACATGTTTCTccagtaaaaaataatgaaggCGAGTTAGTTGATGGAGACAAAGGAAAAAGTTAATTGATGAAGGAGGAAGAATGTattaattcatccattcatttagTTTTGATTTGGATCGTGTCTTAGAGTACGAACTGTAATCGAccattttaattattgtttcCTCATTATGAACATGATGTATAAGTAGAGGTGCAGCTGACATGTTTTTGGTAGGTACGATTCTCGATACCAACAAACTAACATCAGGCTAAACATGCAAAtattagcctaaacaagctaacattagcctaaacaagctaacactAGCCATTTTGAACATTGTGTGTGGAATGTTGCTACAACAGATGTCAGCTGTCACCTTCCactacttttctgttttcttcctggttaTGTCCAATCCTGTAAACGTATGAAAATGAGTACAACTGTGACGACTGGCCAATGGCCATGCCTATACTTTTATTTGACTGGtagcagaaatacaaaaatttACCTTATTACCTAGCAACTGCTGTGCGCATCCACATCCACGACCCCACAACCCCACAACCCTATGACCCCACGACCCACAACCCCACTGTGAATTCAGGCAGCGAGAGACTGAGGTGGGGGCCAGCAGGACTCTGGGCCGAGCGGTTATGGTGCATACCATATGGGCAAACTGAGCCCTTAGCAACTGGTCCCCGGTTTGGCAACCCTGTCACAATTTCAAGTTGGCATCGAGTATTGGTTCTCGCGACATCCCTGGTGGAAATGcacagaaaatgtataaaatgatcAATCAACATATTTGATGATTAGGgtccaatgtcagctgggatttgCTCCAGGCCCTTGTGACTCTAAAAGGATAGGAGGTATGGataatagatggatggatgatgattAGTGTCTAATGGAGGGAAATTCACAGCGCAGTAAACAGTCTTATTGATCTGTATTGATTATAGATCTGGTGAGGGGGTTTAGGGGGTTTGGGGTCTTGCTCCTGTTCTGGTTGTCATTTATCAGTCCAACATGTTGTTCACAAAGAAATAGCTTTTCAGTCTTTCTCTTACTTTCTGTGCAGTTTCCATAATCAGCTAACaatctgaatgaattaaaaagcATGTGTTGATCAGTAAGTCAGACTCATTATGAACAGCCCCTTGGAGGCCGTGACCCTCCAGAAAGAAAGCGCTGCTTGTGTCTACCTGTCGTACaatggtgtgtttgtggaggtAGGTTGGGCTGTaagagaagaagcagcagaaccTGTCTGACcgtttgtgtttctctcaggTGTGTTGTTGTCAGAGCTGTTCAGGTAAGAGTTTAGCTCCTCTGATAAAGTTAGTGCTGGAGGATGCCTGCCTCAGATTTATATTACACACCATGATGGTTGCACTGTCACAGCTGTGAAAGTGATGCTGCTTATTATAATGAGATATCCAGAGATggaaaacatgaacacactttATCTTCAGTGTTTCTTTAGTCTTTAAAATGCAGTTGACTCGTCAGAGGTGAAGTGATCAGTGATCAGATCCAAACATCATCtgcctcagttttttttccacgTGACagatttctgcttttcttctcttgctcttttgtctttctctctggtttgaagtgggcggggcttaggtGGATAAAGGTGTGATGGCATGTACCTCTGTGCACCAATCAGAGTGaagcaacatttgaatcaaaaaGTGACTGCAGTTGGGGGTGTTTGCCACACCCACACAAAGAGTCCCGCCAGTTTCATCATGAACTGAAAGTATTTACTGTGGTTTATTAACATTGACGATACTAACAGGACATTGATTAATTGACcttgcccctctctctctgtctctgtctgtgatAGTCAGATTGACTGGTCTTTCACAGGAATTATGGgtatgtttatttgcatatagagcgaGGAAGCTGAGAGACATGTtaatgcctgtttttttttttttttaagtcgtTGTGTTCTTAATCTCTTGCTGTGTTAGAATTTAGAGGCCACATCCAGTGGCGGACCGCCTGTTGAGAGAACTGTGACAATTGCTGGTGGCTTGATGTGCGCTGTAAATAATCAACTTAAagaccctctgatgaaaatcaagtgtttacccttgttaacatccatatgatgtttttatataaaacaagacatatgatgagagaaataatcatcaacaccatgactgagtgtttccaccttaaactgcagtgaaccaatgacagtctcataaacataGATTCACACAGCCAGGGTTtgatatgtcacaaacctaaggaaccaatcctgtcaactcgtggggatggggggcggggctaaataaacctgaaaactTGTCAGTACAGAGGGAGAaatttagcattagcacaaccactaacaatgtgtcagccactgccagttacaagctaacaaacatcataaaagatgctaactacgctaaccatTCTGATTTCTCTGCTAGTCtatttttcatttggtttttccactttttatgaaGGAAAACGATGTTAAACAAAAttgcagaggatttttacagagtttagtACATGTCTGCAGAGGAACGTTAACTAGCGATAAAGAGTTGATGGACCACTtcaacatataaaataataataataattataataaatggaaatcattttcatatttattcgTTGGCCACAAATTTTTGTATTAAGTAATCTGGATGAATTCTGTAAAAATTTATAACTAATCTGGAACCTGTTATATCAAAATCCAGGGTTAGCCTACAGAGTTAGCGGTCTGATGGTTAGCATGAGGATTTGATGTAATCTCCTGgatctctgtcagtgttgtttgcggccatattattttcattacctgCGCACAATGAATCTCTCCAAATTACAGCATTCTAATATTTTAGTGACATTGTGTATCTGTGCTTGTACATgaggaaataaatcaataaaagtTGCTAGTAAAGGAAACCTTGCTGTGGGCGGGTGTGCATGTCTTCCTACATTGTGACATCTCATTCCACAGAACCACCATGTGGGACTATCTGTGATCAGTGAGGCAGCAGAGCTGTGTGCAGAGAGCTGGACGCTTCGTAGTGTTTCCTCTGAAATGAGCTGTTCCAGATAACATCAGAGTCTAAGAGCCAAGTCGGGACAAGCCCAGCACACTGATGGTctgagtgtgtgatgtgtaGAGAGGTTAGTGAACCACACTGACAGCTTTAGTGTTAGTGTCCTGATGATACTGCTGTGGTCTCAGCTGGAACAGCTCACCTTTACTGTACCTTTACTCATTAGTCATCAGCTTAGTGAGTAAAAAGCAGTTTgtagacagagggagggacgcCAGATTCCACAAACAAAGATCACACTCTCCTTTTGGCCTGAGCTCCATCATGGCCTGCTCCGTCATGGAGCATTGTCGGGTTCAGCGTCTTCTACATGGAAAGttgtgtagttgtagttgttgtgcCGTTAAAGGAAGGAATGCTACTTGTCAGTTTCCCCATCTAGATAACCTGTAGGTAAGAACCACCTCCACATCCTTCACATTCCATCCTCTACTTATCTGAGGTCAGGTTacggtggcagcaggtcaagaAAAGTCCAGACGTCCCTCGGCCCTGTAACATTTTCCAGCCCCTCCTGGGAGATCCTGAGATGTATAAACTCTCCAGCGTTTTCTGGGTCTACGTCGAGGTCTCCTACCAGATGGACAAACCCAGAAGACCTTCATAGGAGGGCACCTGTAAGAGGACCCTAACCAGATgccgaaccacctcaactggctcctttcaaCATGAAGGAACAGCAGCTCTACTCCGAGCTCCCTCCAGATGtcagagctcctcaccctatctctaaggctgagcccagcaCCCCCCCCCCGTGAGGGTCGGAATGAAGACTGACCGATAAATCGAGAGATAACCCTTGTCCTCCCGGCTCAGCTTGAGAATAACATAGATTCTTCTCGGCGTATCATGTTGATGCAGGTGATTTTTTGCAACAACGTGCAAAACACTTTTTCTGCTCCTtggaggtgaaaggtcagtgaGGTTGAACTCTGTCATCCCTCAGCTGTGAcagaatgagtcctaaaacctggACATTTTGGCTCCTGCTGTTGTTTGGTCCTAAGGTCAATGGCTttgttgagtgtgtttttggttagatgGCTGAAACAAGGTCTGTGTTAaaacaagctcaagacattttcacatttcaatcTACAATATAAAATcagtcagtaaataccccagtcctgatttctttagGCCTTTACGTCTCGGTTGCTGACAAGTGTCTAactgagactacagaggttgtcggggacgttaaacatcatcacgttgaacatgaaaactgatctactctccagtccacctttacagcctcgttgtgtttgTACAAACTGTCTCTAACTCCGTCAGAGGAAAGGCCTTGgaagaagaggtcagagctgaatcaaactacaagctgaAGTTTAGTGGGGGTGAggctgaagtcatgtgactgtggtgttgaagtcatgtgaccgtggtgtagttggtttatagtcTAACATTAGCtctttacttctgctgattgtatttaggcttcaaacatcatgaagtggagttcattagtgaagatgatcctgctgaactaaacctgtcaggatcgttaactgttgtttattttctctaataatccaagagacaatattaaaatcccattggctgttAGTGGAGGGAACCAGGATGATGCTAACGGCGAGTTGGACTACAGAAATACATCGTCCTGCAGCACTGTGTAGATGAGGCTCTGAGGTTTCTAACTGTGGTAGAAGCTGCTGTAACAGGACTTAGAGTCCCGACCTAATGTCTCGTCATCTTATGTGTCATTGACTTATATgtttatgaaaatatttattagaGGATTCATGTGAGAAACAATCGCTATGTTTATTAATTAAAGCATCAATGTCATAACGCTGCAAACGTTAAAATCCATGAATGATGAAGTGACTGAGAGAAGTTGCTCTTCTGCAGCAGTGACACCACTCCCTCTGGCACCAGGTGCCAAATATCACACTGGCATTGTGACGATCTGTAAATGTCATGTCTTAATAAAACTGTGAGGAACATGAATCTGCAAGTCTCCTATGTCACAGTGACAAAGGGCCACAGTCTAACAGGAAGACAAGGCGGATAATGACAGGTTTTAATTGTGGacctcagtttgtttgtttcacaagaaaatatcaaaaaggttcttttcaaaaatgttctcCTGAACTTCACGTCACTTGAAACCTTGTAACCTGTGATTGTTTATTGCGCAGATCTGGATAATCATTTCAACAACATGAACTGAGGTTTtcatgatgaataaaaaaaaaatgttcaaatgacaTCTCAGCCACATGTAAACTGAACCAGTTGTTTGTTATTGAGGAGTTTGTGCAGTGGTTCACTGAGTATTTCAAGATGTTTCCTGAACCAATTTAATGCTAATCAAGTTTCTTCCAAAGAAACCTCCTTCATCCAGATTTCCCACTGCTTTGCATATAGAAGCAATGTGACTTAATGCCATCTGATGCACAGACAGTAATAAACCCCTGCACTTTCTCCTCCAGGGAAGAGTTCATCCCTGGTTCAGCCTCGTCATGAAACATAGAATCTTAATACGAACTGTTTGTCTCCATCTTCAGCTTAACGTACAGTATTTTATCAGATCCTCTCAGTGCTCCACTAAAATCATTTGAGACagcgacagagacagagacagagacagcgacacagacagagacagcgacagacagagacagggacagcgacagagacagagacagcgacagagacagagacagagacagcgacagagacagagacagcgacagagacagagacagagacagagacagcgacagagacagagacagagacgtcCTACATCAAACTACATGCAGATAAACACCAAATCTGTTTTCAATCTGCACACTCAGTGGAAAACCCCTGAGCTCGGTCTTATGTGTCACATCCCAGGATGAGATCATCTGGACCCTCAACCTCACAGACTTCATGTTTTCTAATAAGAGGCCGGAGAGACAGCTGATCCTTCTCTATTGATTCTCCCTGTGATGAATATTATTTCCTATGTTTAATAACATTCAAATACATGTGATCTACATGTGAACACATCCGCTGTTAGGTTATTTCCTCCTCCtatcatgcagatttatttccATTTGTCTCTTGGGCATCAGGTTTCAGGCTCATCACAAGACCCATGACTCACTTTGTCAAGAATTGAGGCCGTGAGCTGTCCACCTTGTTTGTCTTCCCCTGGATCAGATTATACCTCAgattcatgttgtgttttataaagaAATGTGATGCAGTCTGTCAACCTGGTCCATCCTTCAGCAAAGGATGGACCAGGGGCCCCAtgaatggaggaggagggggctcAGGCTGCAGGTGGCCTGGAGCTAGACAGCCCCCCTGGAACATGCCaaggattattattatcattatagtGTCAGGGGATGTTGAGCTCTTTGTTTACACCTGTATACATCACatcaacctgtgtgtgtgtgtgtgtgtgtgtgtgtgtgtgtgtgtgtgtgtgtgtgtgtgtgtgtgtgtgtgtgtgtgtgtgtgtgtgtgtttgtgtgtgtgtgtgtgtgtgtgtgtgtgtgtgtgtgtgtgtgcagggaggaGGTGCAGCAGAACTGCGTTCGATGGAGGAAGAAGTTTTcctttgtgtgtaaaatgagcGCTAACCCGATCACCGGTGTGTTGGACCCCTGCATCTGCAGGATCTCTGTACGCAAGGTGAACTACAAATCCCAGCAGCCACCTCTCCATGCTTCTCTGGGTTCTGAATGTAAAGATGAGAGTAATGTACAGTCGGTGTAAATCTGGTTTGTCCTCAGGCTACATGTTCTCCATatactgtgatgtgtgtttgttacagtttgcttctttctgtttttccaggagctcaaaggaggaaaaacctTCTCAAAGGTGAGTTTCTTCTCTGATGATGTGATGAGCAGCTGCTTTAAATATATCAACAGTAATGTTTAACCAGCTCGGTGTGAGCTCATAAAGAGCTGCTTCATCTGTACACCAGAGTTTTACAGTGTCAGAGATGGTAAAACCTGTTAAACTCCAACCATGTCAACTTCACGAAGATCAGGATCACACTGTGTTTACtgcagtatatgtgtgtgtgtgtgtgtgtgtgtgtgtctgtgtgtgtgtgtgcagtgtacAGCTCAACTTCAAGCACCTGTAGTTTAAAGTATCAGCTGTTTGCAGCTATGACAAATAGCTGGCATATTGTCAAGTGTCAGCTGATCACAGGGATCATTTACCTTCTCAGGTGATTCACATGGTTCCTGCAGGTGGTCTGCTGTGTGTTGGCTCATGTCAGTTTCTGTACTGTCTTCTATTATCAAAACATCAAGAGAAGAACCATTAATCAAAGCAGTGACTGTTtccctttttacaccaaagttatcaggtataagcaggttttttatGACAGATGAACCTGCTGAAGAAAGGTGATTAACACCTTTCACACTACCAGACGGATTTgccagagaggacacacacacaagtgcagggagtgatgtcatcacatgcacttacagagcacacacacacagacatgagggGAGAGAGcgagctgctagctgctgtgcAGGCTCTCATCTCCAGGGTGGTGCTACTGCGTCAGAGCCTCGCTTTGgttggtgattgtgtgtttttgaaacctATGGCAGGGCTGCACCTCACTCTTTTATCTCTGAGCGAGTGAagctgtggtgtttctggtgtaacagcgttgtgctggacaggtgacaggtttGCTTATATCACTGCTGATCAGAGCAGATCAGAGAACTGATAAATACCTGTGACTGCTGTCATTTTACCCgggtgtgaatgctgattgttccattttgaccagtggaaaggAACTCATTAGATAAATCTGTGaatttgttttatgttgatTCAATGTGAGTTTATGATTAACCAAATTGAGTCTGAAGCTAAAGCTAGTGACCCCTACAGGCTGCAGCATTCATTACGGTCAACAACATGAATGgtggacagaagaagaagagttttgTGTAGTctggttccagacctctgaatcacCAAGATGCAGATGTCCTCAGTGATGGCTGTTTCCAGGCAATCAGAGCGTAGTAGGTGGGACTAAgaatcagaaaagaaaaaaaaaccttctcagCAAAGagtttaatgacattttcagattgaCTAGAGGCTCGGATGGAAGAATTTGCATGAAATATGTTTATAGGAACATTAATGGAAATGAGGTAGAGCTAAACACAAGCTGTGGCCCCTCAGGAGGGAAACAGTGCAGACATCATGAATGAGGAGGTTAAAGTAGGTCATTGACTTCATTCACTTCCTCACGCCATGGGACTGGTCCAGTGTCAGTTACTGATGTGGTTCACAGTGGGCGAATAAGatcttgaaaagaaaaaaatctcattgtTTGTATGCTTGTccgtctccctgtctctctcctcgtCTGTCTCCTCGTCCTTCTCCTCGTCGGTCTCCTTGTCCGTCTCCTCGTCTGTCTCCTCATCTGTCTCCTCGTCTGTCTCCAGTTAGGTTTTGCTGATCTCAATATTGCAGAGTTTGCTGGATCAGGCTCCACAGTTCGCTGCTGCATCCTGGAGGGTTACGACACCAAAAACACTCGACAGGACAACTCCATCCTCAAggcagggcacacacacacacacacacacacacacacacacacacacactggactaATCAGCACTAAGGTTTATTAACACATCTGTTTTTTATAGGTAACAATTGACATGACTCTTCTGTCTGGGGATCCCTGCTTTAAAACGTGAGTTCCTCTGTCTGCTCCCATCACCACCCTGCCATTGTCTGTGTCCATAGACTCTGAACACAATCATCAGTGTAAGAGTGGATAGAGCAGAATGTTGATGAGACTTTCTGAACTttagaaaagtttaaaaaataaaaataatgacagcGCAACACAAAACAAGTTCATGTTGTtggattttgttgctgttgttattgttatgtaAGTTTTAGAAATAAGGTTCCCATAATTCTGGGGTTTGGGTGaatataaacaggaagtataatgTTAGCGTAGAACTACAAGTTGAGCtccatgtttatatttcttgtATATTTGTAACTCTGTAACTTTCTGCCTCTGCTAAAGCTAACCTTTTGAAATACCCATTATACTTTCTGCCTTTTGTTTTGACCTCCAGGCCCCCCTGCACAGCCAAATCTGTCTCCACGGGGGACCAGGACCCCACCCTGCAGCTGGACTGTAAGGGAGAGAGCACTGATGCCACACTGCAGCCACTGGGCGGCATCGTGGAGGGAGCCCGCGCCTTCAAACCCAGACAGTCATCGGTACGAAGCTCAGGTAATGGCTCAGCTTCATTATTCTCTGACCCCAGCTGCCCTGAAATGATTACAGGCTGATCATATCATATTTGatgacatgtatttatttaatatgtgTTGAGGTTGTTGGTGTTGATCCATGTCCATGAGtcaggtgtcagtgtgtgtcggctgtgtgtgtcctgactACAGGGCTGCCTGAGGAGGGGGAGAGTGTCTCCAGTCCAGAGGAGGTCTTTCACACCGGTCACTTCCGCAGCGCCAGCTATGCCAGCCAGCACAGCAAGATATCAGGTCAGAGCGcccttcacttcctcctgctgCCATCAGACATTTGACTTCCTCCTGCTGAGACCAGGGAGGTGCTGTGAGAGCAGTAGGACAATATTTGACCTGGGGTGAATGTAATCAAGTGGTGGTGCTGCGCATCATCCAAGGGTGGACTACCAACTGGGAAAAGTGAGCAACAGGCCTAGGGCCCCAGAAACCCAGGAGCCCTGAGCGCTGtagtgttactgtgtgttacatTGGCTCGGACGATGTCTCTCGATATTAGCCCAAGCCTAATGTTACATAATTTGTGGTAATTAAATTGAAAATTTGTACCATGAGCCAAGCACCATGACCCAACATGAGAAGAATGTGTCCTGATTGATAATACAACCATGTGAAAGAAACTCTTGCAGCAAACAGGCACTGAAATTAacttttcttcaaatgttacaggtcccatatagtctaaagatagatgtccatgtgttgtttgattatagatcaggtctaggttctatattaatactgtgaaagtatcaaagcctcagtccaaagagaaatgcacacagcctgtattcagaaactgagccttaaaaccagccgtcaggacttctggaactttgtgatgtcacaacaaagcagtcactgctctcagccatgccccaagccccgcccacctggacccaccatccaaccttgcaggatttggtttctcagagtgttttcctgaaatctgctatatttttattggatcactcagaaaacagtcagccaatcagaagagaggctcagagccgaTATCAAAGCACCTCCAACATCTGGATCAGCCAGAGTCATTTTGGAAACAAGTGCTGTGGACAGATGAAGGTAAAACAGTGACACTGTCcatcagtgacacaggacaaaCTGATAGACAGAGGGAAGAATGGACTCCACTCAGTAGAGGCTGCTTTCTACAACCTCTACCCATAGCAAGTTAATCCAGGCATGTCCATACATGACACATGACCtactttattctcttttttggTTTGAAAATTTTGGCCAAAATGACAGTTACCTCTGCTGCACATCATAAGATACTTTGCTCATCTACTTTCCTTGttaactctcctctcctcctccaggctaCAGCACAGGTCACTCTCGCTGCTCCAGCCTGACTGACCTCAGTCACCATAGAAAcgcctcctccagcagcagcacctcctGCGGGGTCGCCCACCCTGCTCAGCCGcatccctccacccccaccGAGCATCACAGACAAGCAACTCCTACCAAACCAGAGAGGCCTCCTCCACCCTCTGCAGCAGCCCTCATGTCCAACAGGTCCTCCAGGTACATACAGACACACCTGAGTTAACCCAGGGCCAATACATTGGTTGGCAAATTAGACAATTAATGAGCTAAGttaacaagccaggtatggtgagCGCAGACACCGATACCTGCTAATTAATGctaacatataaaaaaaataatagtagaATTTGACTCACCTctaaaaacaggaacacagacTTCCTCATGTTCAGTTAGTCAGTCAACAACAGGTCAAATTACCTGTCtgatatttacatgaaaaatcctccagaagaaccaacaacacacacagagagatcaCCGTCACTGACTGAGTGAGCTGGGGTGACGCTGAGCAGACAGGTAGTTGCTTGACACTGAGCAACTAGCCAACTGTGAcggcacccacctgtcactcaaagcagctacgccctcaattatacacaACGTTAAGCCTTGataacagttgtcatgaaggaggaaattagctttagagactaaaactgtttttaggACCAGACTATAAACATAacttaacatgggagtctatggggattgaccaCCTCTAGTGGTCATTTTAAGGAACTGCAGGTGGTTGCTGCTTGAGCTTATTGAACCTAGGTGTCAATGAATTCTGTTGACCCTGTTTTACATCATATTTGCATCTTGCATTACTCAAGAATTCATctgctaattatgacaaaatacactTAACCCCCTTCACTGAAATCCTTGAAAGTCTTCACCACATATTATATGAGTCTGGatagacatggatgtaaactgcagcTTGACTGGTTATCAGAGgcaaataatgaatgaatgtatgtgAACATGAATATCATGAAATCTAAAGTCAGAACAAGACTGATAGATAAGCATTTAACTGAAGTGGACACACTCCAACGTGAACCTCTCCTGTTGACTCCAGGCAGAGCCAGTCGCCTCATTAACCATTCACATACATGTCAGCTATTAAATGAGAAGGTTTTGATTGGTCCAGGGATCTGATGTGTGATACTTAATGGGACTGAGCCATCGTTAATGTCATCAATAACACCTGCTTTTTGATCTACTAAAGACCCTGCACAGCCTCACAGGTGTTTTTAATCACTGTGGCTGGTCAGGCCTCTGCTCAGGTTGGGTTGGGCAGATTTATGCAGTGATATCACCAGACTCTATTTActtaaggttaaaaaaaataaaaataaaatataacaatatagCATCAACAGCTTTTACATGTCAAATGTGGGATGTGGATGACCTGAAGTTAAGGTTTCACCAGtttcttttcatgggatttgttggaAAACTCTATAGAACCAGACTGTAATATGATTGTTGTATGAAGCAGAGCCTTTGTCTGCCTTTAGCTCCTGCAGAGTGTTGCCGTGTTTCAGGTCTGAATCTTCTCTCAGTTGGTCTTTCTCTCACCCGAcaacaggaggaagaaggaCACCGTGCAGAGGCAGCCCAGCTGTGTGGACGACACTCGCATCGATGCAGACGACATCGTGGAGAAGATCGTCCAGAGCCAGAACTTctctgacagcagcaacaaTGAAGGTCGGACAGAGTTTCACTTTCTTTAGTTTCGGCAGAACCTTCGTGTATTACAACCTTAacactctcttcttcttccttcagaCAGCAACTTGAGACTGTTTGTTAGTAAAGATGGGACCACTGCCCTCAGTGGGACTCTGGCCAACAGGTACAGTACACATCTACTGTTCCGTCTCTCTTAACCAGCAGCACTTTGTCTAAATgatggtgtgtctgtgttttctcagaGGAACACCTGGTGTGTTTGAGCCGGTCGTCATCGAGTCTCACTGACTGACACATGAACTCATCTCCAGCCACATCAGCGTGTTACCGACTCTCTGATCGTCTGTGAGCATGTGCGCGCAGCTCGATATAAGACTACTATGATACAGATATTGAGCCTTTCTGCTTTATTTAATCAGGTGGTTGAAAGTGTATTTAACACAGCTACTGTATTTTCTCAAATAGTAGACGGggcttttgtttttacctcagACGAAGAAAGAGCAGTTAGCATTAGTGTTAGCATCAGGCTAGCTGCTGATACCGAGGTGTCCATAAATAC
Proteins encoded in this window:
- the LOC130186830 gene encoding early estrogen-induced gene 1 protein-like, which codes for MTFLMKKKKFKFQVYFTLEELTAVPFVNGVLFCKIRLIDGGDFAVTSSREEVQQNCVRWRKKFSFVCKMSANPITGVLDPCICRISVRKELKGGKTFSKLGFADLNIAEFAGSGSTVRCCILEGYDTKNTRQDNSILKVTIDMTLLSGDPCFKTPPCTAKSVSTGDQDPTLQLDCKGESTDATLQPLGGIVEGARAFKPRQSSVRSSGLPEEGESVSSPEEVFHTGHFRSASYASQHSKISGYSTGHSRCSSLTDLSHHRNASSSSSTSCGVAHPAQPHPSTPTEHHRQATPTKPERPPPPSAAALMSNRSSRRKKDTVQRQPSCVDDTRIDADDIVEKIVQSQNFSDSSNNEDSNLRLFVSKDGTTALSGTLANRGTPGVFEPVVIESH